The Streptomyces sp. NBC_01353 genome contains a region encoding:
- a CDS encoding ATP-dependent DNA helicase, whose amino-acid sequence MSSSSTTRRTPYQGRTTGAYRLVRTAPTQVDPPLLDAAQREVVDHAGGPLLVLAGPGTGKTTTLVEAVAARVEKGTDPERILVLTFSRKAAVELRDRMAARLGGSRPPQATTFHSYCYALIRAHQDAELFAEPLRLLSGPEQDLAVRELLAGQIDLEKAGLARVRWPDELRACLTTRGFADEVRAVLARSRELGLGPRALAEFAQRVGRPDWRAAAGFLAEYLDVLDLQGVLDYTELVHRAVLLSESVTLPDYDAVFVDEYQDTDPAQVRLLRALAGGGRTVVAFGDPDQSIYAFRGADVNGILDFPDTFRRLDGRPSDVRVLTGSRRSGAGLLAATRELTRRMPLPRLPGDKVRAHREPAATRGGGRVEVYTYPTASTESDNIADLLRRAHLEDGVPWQDMAVLVRAATTVPGLRRALTSAGVPLETDTADTPLRHEPAVAPLLLALRTAATPGTDDPAAQGAAGLDAAGDGAGEPADGAEEPAGADGDSARPAADPGAAFDAPAAAAGPGAEPSASGGGTEGDEGAGAWLDTETALTLLASPLAGMDPADLRRLGRALRDEERAGGNQVPPPSDVLLARALAEPERLVAHDQSYARGAKRLGDLLRQARNRLAAGGTAEEALWLLWNGTPWPGRLERAALRGGSAGRNADRDLDAVCALFEAAARAEDRVGGRGALNFLEELDAQDIAADTLSKRQTRPDAVRLMTAHRAKGLEWSLVVVAGVQEGLWPDLRRRGSLLEADRIGRDGLAEPLTPGALLAEERRLFYVAATRARNRLVVTAVKTPADDGDQPSRFLGELGTEPKDVPGRPRRPLAVAALVAELRATTVDPAASDALRDAAAQRLAQLAALTDDEGQPLVPAAHPDRWWGLFEPTRSRVPLRDRDHPVALSGSALDQLANTCALQWFLGREVKADAPATAAQGFGNVVHVLADEVASGRTPADLDVLMARLDSVWDALAFDAPWKSAQEKEHARVALERFLRWHVMDRGGRIPAATEHDFDVTLEAGAYEVRIRGSMDRVETDEHGRAYVVDFKTGKSAPTRDEVAHHPQLAVYQLAVREGALDEVFDGHRPDPGGAELVQLRQPAPKKEGGETLPKVQAQEPLAGEWVGDLLATAAGRVLDERFTPTTGQHCTHCTFRASCSAQPEGRHILE is encoded by the coding sequence GTGAGTTCCTCCTCCACCACCCGGCGCACGCCGTACCAGGGGCGGACCACGGGCGCGTACCGACTGGTGCGCACCGCCCCGACCCAGGTGGATCCCCCTCTGCTGGACGCAGCACAGCGGGAAGTGGTTGACCACGCGGGCGGACCGCTGCTCGTCCTCGCCGGACCGGGCACCGGCAAGACGACGACGCTGGTGGAGGCGGTCGCGGCCCGTGTCGAGAAGGGGACGGACCCGGAGCGGATCCTCGTCCTCACCTTCAGCCGCAAGGCCGCCGTGGAGCTGCGCGACCGGATGGCGGCGCGGCTGGGAGGATCGCGGCCTCCGCAGGCGACGACCTTCCACTCGTACTGCTACGCCCTGATCCGCGCGCACCAGGACGCCGAACTGTTCGCCGAGCCGCTGCGGCTGCTGTCCGGACCGGAGCAGGACCTCGCGGTACGGGAGCTCCTCGCGGGCCAGATCGATCTGGAGAAGGCGGGGCTCGCGCGCGTCCGGTGGCCCGACGAGCTGCGGGCCTGCCTGACGACGCGCGGCTTCGCCGACGAGGTCAGGGCCGTCCTCGCGCGCTCACGCGAGCTGGGCCTCGGGCCGCGGGCGCTGGCCGAGTTCGCCCAGCGGGTGGGCCGCCCTGACTGGAGGGCGGCGGCCGGGTTCCTGGCGGAGTACCTCGACGTCCTGGACCTGCAAGGGGTCCTCGACTACACGGAGCTCGTGCACAGGGCGGTGCTGCTGTCGGAGAGCGTGACGCTGCCCGACTACGACGCCGTCTTCGTGGACGAGTACCAGGACACGGACCCGGCGCAGGTGCGGCTGCTGCGCGCACTGGCGGGGGGCGGCCGCACGGTGGTCGCCTTCGGTGACCCGGACCAGTCGATCTACGCGTTCCGGGGTGCCGATGTGAACGGCATCCTCGACTTCCCCGACACGTTCCGGCGGCTCGACGGCCGGCCGTCGGACGTCCGGGTCCTGACGGGCTCCCGGCGCTCGGGCGCGGGGCTGCTCGCCGCGACGCGCGAACTCACCCGCCGGATGCCCCTGCCGCGGCTGCCCGGCGACAAGGTCCGCGCCCACCGCGAGCCGGCGGCGACGCGCGGGGGCGGCCGGGTCGAGGTCTACACGTACCCCACGGCCTCCACCGAGTCCGACAACATCGCCGACCTCCTGCGCCGCGCCCACCTGGAGGACGGTGTCCCCTGGCAGGACATGGCCGTCCTGGTCCGCGCGGCCACCACCGTCCCGGGCCTCCGCCGCGCCCTCACCTCGGCCGGCGTCCCCCTCGAAACCGACACCGCCGACACCCCCCTCCGCCACGAACCGGCGGTGGCCCCGCTCCTCCTCGCCCTGCGCACAGCGGCAACCCCGGGCACGGACGACCCGGCCGCCCAGGGGGCGGCGGGTCTCGACGCGGCCGGCGACGGAGCCGGGGAGCCGGCCGACGGAGCCGAGGAGCCCGCGGGGGCCGACGGCGACTCGGCCCGCCCTGCGGCGGATCCGGGTGCCGCATTCGACGCGCCCGCCGCCGCCGCGGGCCCGGGCGCCGAGCCCTCGGCTTCCGGCGGCGGTACCGAAGGGGACGAAGGGGCCGGGGCGTGGCTCGACACCGAGACCGCGCTCACCCTGCTCGCCTCGCCCCTCGCCGGTATGGACCCCGCTGATCTGCGCCGCCTCGGCCGCGCGCTGCGTGACGAGGAGCGGGCCGGCGGGAACCAGGTGCCGCCGCCCTCCGACGTACTCCTCGCCCGTGCGCTCGCCGAGCCCGAGCGGCTCGTCGCGCACGACCAGTCGTACGCCCGCGGCGCCAAGCGGCTCGGCGATCTGCTCCGGCAGGCCCGCAACCGCCTCGCCGCAGGCGGCACCGCCGAAGAGGCCCTCTGGCTGCTGTGGAACGGCACCCCCTGGCCGGGCCGGCTGGAGCGCGCGGCCCTTCGCGGCGGCTCGGCCGGCCGCAACGCGGACCGCGACCTCGACGCCGTCTGCGCCCTCTTCGAGGCCGCCGCCCGCGCCGAGGACCGTGTCGGCGGCCGCGGCGCCCTGAACTTCCTCGAAGAGCTCGACGCCCAGGACATCGCCGCGGACACCCTCTCCAAGCGCCAGACCCGTCCCGACGCCGTCCGCCTCATGACGGCCCACCGCGCCAAGGGCCTCGAATGGAGCCTCGTCGTCGTCGCCGGCGTCCAGGAGGGCCTCTGGCCCGACCTGCGCCGCCGAGGCTCCCTCCTCGAAGCCGACCGCATCGGCCGCGACGGTCTCGCCGAACCCCTCACCCCCGGCGCCCTCCTCGCCGAGGAGCGCCGCCTCTTCTACGTCGCCGCCACCCGCGCCCGCAACCGGCTCGTCGTGACCGCCGTCAAGACCCCCGCCGACGACGGCGACCAGCCCTCCCGCTTCCTCGGCGAACTCGGCACCGAGCCCAAGGACGTCCCGGGCCGCCCCCGCCGCCCCCTCGCCGTGGCCGCACTCGTCGCCGAACTACGCGCCACCACCGTCGACCCGGCCGCCTCCGACGCCCTCCGCGACGCCGCCGCCCAGCGCCTCGCCCAGCTCGCCGCGCTCACCGACGACGAGGGCCAGCCGTTGGTCCCGGCCGCTCACCCGGACCGCTGGTGGGGCCTGTTCGAGCCCACCCGCAGCCGGGTCCCGCTCCGCGACCGCGACCACCCCGTAGCCCTCTCCGGCTCCGCCCTCGACCAGCTCGCCAACACCTGCGCCCTCCAGTGGTTCCTGGGCCGCGAGGTCAAGGCCGACGCCCCCGCCACCGCCGCCCAGGGCTTCGGCAACGTCGTCCACGTCCTCGCCGACGAGGTCGCCTCCGGCCGTACCCCCGCCGACCTCGACGTCCTCATGGCCCGGCTGGACTCGGTCTGGGACGCGCTCGCCTTCGACGCCCCCTGGAAGTCCGCGCAGGAGAAGGAGCACGCGCGCGTGGCGCTGGAACGCTTCCTGCGCTGGCACGTCATGGACCGCGGCGGTCGCATCCCCGCCGCGACGGAGCACGACTTCGACGTGACCCTCGAAGCCGGTGCGTACGAGGTCCGGATCCGCGGCTCCATGGACCGCGTGGAGACCGACGAACACGGCCGCGCCTACGTCGTCGACTTCAAGACCGGCAAGTCCGCCCCCACCAGGGACGAGGTCGCCCACCACCCCCAGCTGGCCGTGTACCAGCTCGCGGTACGCGAAGGAGCCCTGGACGAGGTCTTCGACGGCCACCGTCCCGACCCCGGCGGCGCCGAACTCGTACAGCTGCGCCAGCCCGCCCCCAAGAAGGAGGGCGGCGAGACCCTCCCGAAGGTCCAGGCACAGGAACCCCTGGCGGGGGAGTGGGTCGGCGACCTCCTGGCCACCGCGGCCGGCCGGG
- a CDS encoding MGMT family protein, producing MGRMSVEELPEYAERVLEVAELIPPGRVMTYGDVAEWLGEGGPRQVGRVMALYGGAVPWWRVVRSDGTLLPGHELRALDHYRDEGTPLRQAGRSAEGHIPKLDMRRARWDGTDVGDPDPRAGTHT from the coding sequence ATGGGGCGGATGAGCGTGGAGGAGCTTCCGGAGTACGCGGAGCGGGTCCTTGAGGTCGCCGAGCTGATCCCGCCGGGCCGGGTGATGACCTACGGAGACGTGGCCGAATGGCTCGGCGAGGGAGGGCCGCGCCAGGTCGGCCGAGTGATGGCCCTGTACGGCGGGGCCGTGCCGTGGTGGCGTGTGGTGCGCTCCGACGGCACGCTGCTGCCCGGCCACGAGCTGCGCGCCCTCGACCACTACCGGGACGAGGGCACCCCGCTCCGGCAGGCCGGGCGCAGCGCCGAGGGGCACATACCGAAGCTCGACATGCGGCGGGCGCGCTGGGACGGCACGGACGTCGGCGACCCGGATCCGCGTGCGGGAACTCACACGTGA
- a CDS encoding lysylphosphatidylglycerol synthase transmembrane domain-containing protein has translation MQDASHDEHAAQAETDMVMGYDARPPEEGAHPDLPSPEGEPSERVSQDEPLLAARVHRPSDLMRLLVGVLAIAVVIAIAAFAHGTTSGLEQDINKGAGGAPDVFVKIAGLVSSIAVLLVPVAFAIERLIKRDGLRIADGVLAAVLAHGVTLATDLWVAKAAPGTIQDALTQPATGGGLTDPVHNYLAPVIAYMTAVGMARRPRWRVSLWAVLLLDAFTMLVAGYTTAFSIILTVLIGWTVAYGTLYAVGSPNVRPTGQTLLAGLRRVGFRPVTALRAEGAGVPDSADSSDRGRRYIVTLEDGPPLDVTVVDRELQAHGFFYRVWRRITLRAITTRRSIVSLRQALEQEALLAYAAIAAGANAPKLIATSELGPDAVMLVYEHLGGRTLDSLDDKEITDDLVHSAWRQVKALQSRRIAHRRLAGDAILVDRSGKVILTDLRGGEIAAGDLILRMDIAQLLTTLGLRVGAERAVAGAVAVLGPDAIADCLPLLQPIALSRSTRATLRRLARERSTREREAVLEASEAAKRARAEATAATAGTTELKPDRKSDRKIEKAEKQAEKRALDSALDEAREEDLLAQIRQQVLLIRPQAPVEPVRLERIKPRTLISLIAGAVAAYFLLSQIARTPLSTISSADWRWVAAAVLFSALSYVAAAMSLLGFVPERVGFWRTVVAQVAGSFVKIVAPAAVGGVALNTRFLQRSGVRPGLAVASVGASQLFGLGAHILLLLAFGYLTGTERSQSFTPSRTVIAGLLTVAVLVLVVTAIPFMRKFVSTRLRSLFAGVVPRMLDVLQRPLKLLTGIGGMLLLTGLFVLCLDASIRAFGHESQGISYASVAVVFLAGNALGSAAPTPGGVGAVETALTLGLVAVGLPIEVATPAVLLYRLLTLWLPVLPGWLCFNWLTKRGAL, from the coding sequence ATGCAGGACGCGTCGCACGACGAGCACGCGGCACAAGCAGAGACGGACATGGTGATGGGGTACGACGCTCGGCCTCCTGAGGAGGGGGCTCACCCCGACCTGCCCTCGCCCGAGGGGGAGCCCAGCGAGCGGGTCTCGCAGGACGAACCGCTGCTCGCCGCCCGTGTGCACCGCCCCTCCGACCTGATGCGGCTCCTCGTCGGCGTCCTCGCCATCGCCGTTGTCATCGCCATCGCCGCCTTCGCCCACGGCACCACCTCAGGCCTCGAGCAGGACATCAACAAGGGCGCCGGCGGTGCGCCGGACGTCTTCGTCAAGATCGCCGGGCTCGTCTCCAGCATCGCCGTCCTGCTCGTGCCGGTGGCCTTCGCCATCGAGCGGCTGATCAAACGGGACGGACTGCGGATCGCCGACGGCGTCCTCGCCGCCGTGCTCGCCCACGGTGTCACCCTCGCCACCGACCTCTGGGTCGCCAAGGCCGCGCCCGGCACCATCCAGGACGCGCTGACCCAGCCGGCCACGGGCGGCGGGCTCACCGACCCGGTGCACAACTACCTCGCGCCCGTCATCGCGTACATGACCGCCGTCGGCATGGCGCGTCGGCCGCGCTGGCGGGTGAGCCTGTGGGCGGTGCTGCTGCTCGACGCGTTCACGATGCTGGTCGCCGGGTACACCACCGCGTTCTCGATCATCCTGACCGTACTGATCGGCTGGACCGTCGCGTACGGAACGCTGTACGCGGTCGGCTCCCCCAACGTCCGCCCCACCGGGCAGACCCTCCTGGCCGGTCTGCGCCGGGTCGGCTTCCGGCCGGTCACGGCGCTGCGCGCCGAGGGCGCGGGCGTGCCCGACTCGGCCGACAGCAGCGACCGCGGCCGCCGCTACATCGTCACGCTCGAGGACGGGCCGCCGCTCGACGTCACCGTCGTGGACCGGGAACTGCAGGCGCACGGCTTCTTCTACCGGGTCTGGCGCAGGATCACCCTGCGCGCGATCACCACCCGCCGCTCGATCGTCTCGCTGCGCCAGGCGCTGGAGCAGGAGGCCCTCCTCGCGTACGCGGCGATCGCCGCCGGGGCCAACGCGCCGAAGCTGATCGCCACCTCCGAGCTCGGCCCGGACGCCGTGATGCTCGTGTACGAGCACCTGGGCGGCCGGACCCTGGACTCGCTGGACGACAAGGAGATCACCGACGATCTGGTGCACAGCGCCTGGCGACAGGTGAAGGCTCTCCAGTCGCGCCGGATCGCGCACCGCAGGCTCGCGGGAGACGCGATTCTGGTGGATCGTTCCGGCAAGGTCATCCTGACCGACCTGCGGGGCGGTGAGATCGCCGCGGGCGACCTGATCCTGCGGATGGACATCGCGCAGCTGCTCACCACCCTCGGTCTGCGGGTGGGTGCCGAGCGGGCGGTGGCCGGGGCCGTGGCGGTGCTCGGCCCGGACGCGATCGCCGACTGTCTCCCCCTGCTCCAGCCGATCGCGCTGAGCCGCTCCACGCGAGCGACGCTGCGGAGGCTGGCCCGGGAGCGGTCGACGCGGGAGCGCGAGGCCGTGCTCGAGGCGTCGGAGGCGGCGAAGCGGGCGCGGGCCGAAGCGACGGCGGCGACCGCGGGCACCACGGAACTCAAGCCGGACCGCAAGTCCGACCGGAAGATCGAGAAGGCGGAGAAGCAGGCCGAGAAGCGGGCGCTCGACTCGGCGCTCGACGAGGCCCGCGAGGAGGATCTGCTGGCCCAGATCCGCCAGCAGGTGCTGCTGATCCGCCCCCAGGCACCGGTCGAACCGGTCCGTCTGGAGCGGATCAAGCCACGCACGCTCATCAGTCTCATCGCCGGCGCCGTCGCCGCGTACTTCCTGCTGTCGCAGATCGCCCGGACACCGCTGTCCACCATCAGCTCGGCCGACTGGCGGTGGGTGGCGGCTGCCGTGCTCTTCTCGGCACTGAGCTACGTCGCCGCCGCGATGAGCCTGCTCGGCTTCGTACCGGAGCGGGTCGGGTTCTGGCGGACGGTGGTCGCGCAGGTGGCAGGTTCGTTCGTGAAGATCGTCGCCCCGGCGGCGGTCGGCGGAGTCGCGCTGAACACCCGGTTCCTCCAGCGCTCGGGAGTGCGGCCGGGGCTCGCGGTGGCGAGCGTCGGCGCGTCGCAGCTCTTCGGACTCGGGGCGCACATCCTGCTCCTGCTCGCCTTCGGCTATCTGACGGGTACGGAGAGGTCCCAGTCCTTCACCCCGTCGAGGACGGTCATCGCCGGTCTGCTGACGGTGGCGGTGCTGGTGCTGGTGGTCACGGCGATCCCGTTCATGCGGAAGTTCGTGTCGACGCGGCTGCGGTCGCTCTTCGCGGGTGTCGTGCCGCGCATGCTGGACGTGCTCCAGCGGCCGCTGAAGCTCCTCACGGGCATCGGCGGGATGCTGCTCCTGACCGGGCTGTTCGTGCTCTGCCTGGACGCCTCGATCCGCGCGTTCGGGCACGAGAGCCAGGGAATCAGCTACGCCAGCGTGGCGGTCGTCTTCCTCGCGGGCAACGCGCTCGGCTCGGCGGCCCCGACGCCTGGCGGTGTGGGCGCGGTCGAGACCGCGCTGACCCTCGGTCTGGTCGCGGTCGGCCTCCCCATTGAGGTCGCGACCCCGGCGGTGCTGCTGTACCGGCTCCTGACGCTGTGGCTGCCGGTGTTGCCGGGGTGGTTGTGCTTCAACTGGCTGACGAAGCGGGGCGCGCTTTAG
- a CDS encoding alpha/beta hydrolase, giving the protein MPISAAQRAVLLTATTVLLAAGVAGCSDSGGTASDSPTDLAGFATQELEWAACPPPSAAEGGGTAPSPLPGGTAWECSFMDAPLDYADPGGETIELALIRARTSNPDQRIGSMIYNFGGPGGSGVTGLPSFAPDYEKLRTRYDLVSFDPRGVGRSADVQCLTDKELDAYYAMDFTPDDAPEERTLSDGQKKYAAGCEKESGAVLPHVGTENAARDLDLMRQVLGDDKLHYFGISYGTQLGGVYAHLFPENVGRALFDAVVDPNSGTEAGALGQAQGFQLALDNFAKDCVARGDACTLPGSTVAEIESFIIGLLDELDEKPIAGIGDRKLTQTQATNGIAQALYSKEFWQYLEQGLDSAEGGDGALLLALSDSMNGRDQNGSYSNIQAANAAINCVDFKERYTLGQAKEQLPEFQKTSAVFGDYMGWALSGCSQWPVPGAWEHPDVSAPGSAPILVLGTTGDPATPYAGTRAMVDALGEGVGVELTYEGEGHGAYNGGNACVQNTVNAYFLDGKVPASGTICK; this is encoded by the coding sequence ATGCCGATCTCCGCCGCGCAGCGTGCCGTCCTGCTCACCGCGACCACCGTGTTGCTCGCCGCCGGAGTCGCCGGATGCTCGGACAGTGGTGGGACGGCCTCCGACTCGCCCACCGATCTCGCCGGGTTCGCCACGCAGGAGCTGGAGTGGGCCGCCTGTCCGCCCCCGTCAGCCGCGGAGGGCGGCGGTACCGCGCCCTCCCCGCTGCCCGGCGGGACCGCCTGGGAGTGCTCGTTCATGGACGCGCCGCTCGACTACGCCGACCCCGGAGGCGAGACCATCGAGCTGGCCCTGATCCGCGCCCGGACCAGCAACCCGGACCAGCGGATCGGCTCCATGATCTACAACTTCGGCGGCCCCGGCGGCTCCGGCGTCACCGGCCTGCCCTCCTTCGCCCCGGACTACGAGAAGCTCCGCACCCGCTACGACCTCGTCTCCTTCGACCCCCGGGGCGTCGGCCGCAGCGCGGACGTCCAGTGCCTGACCGACAAGGAGCTGGACGCCTACTACGCCATGGACTTCACCCCGGACGACGCCCCCGAGGAGCGGACGCTGTCCGACGGGCAGAAGAAGTACGCCGCCGGCTGCGAGAAGGAGTCCGGCGCGGTGCTCCCCCACGTCGGCACCGAGAACGCCGCCCGCGACCTGGACCTGATGCGCCAGGTCCTCGGCGACGACAAGCTCCATTACTTCGGCATCTCGTACGGCACACAACTGGGCGGCGTGTACGCCCACTTGTTCCCCGAGAACGTCGGCCGCGCCCTCTTCGACGCGGTCGTCGACCCGAACTCCGGCACGGAGGCCGGCGCCCTCGGCCAGGCCCAGGGCTTCCAGCTCGCCCTCGACAACTTCGCCAAGGACTGCGTGGCCCGCGGCGACGCCTGCACGCTGCCCGGTTCGACGGTCGCCGAGATCGAGTCGTTCATCATCGGCCTCCTGGACGAGCTCGACGAGAAGCCGATCGCCGGGATCGGGGACCGCAAACTGACCCAGACCCAGGCCACCAACGGCATCGCACAGGCCCTGTACTCCAAGGAGTTCTGGCAGTACCTGGAACAGGGGCTCGACTCGGCCGAGGGCGGCGACGGCGCGCTGCTGCTCGCCCTCTCCGACTCCATGAACGGACGCGACCAGAACGGCAGTTACAGCAACATCCAAGCGGCGAACGCGGCCATCAACTGCGTGGACTTCAAGGAGCGCTACACCCTCGGCCAGGCCAAGGAGCAGCTCCCGGAGTTCCAGAAAACCTCCGCCGTCTTCGGTGACTACATGGGCTGGGCCCTGTCGGGCTGCTCCCAGTGGCCGGTCCCGGGCGCCTGGGAGCACCCCGACGTCTCCGCGCCCGGCTCCGCCCCGATCCTGGTGCTCGGCACGACGGGCGACCCGGCGACCCCGTACGCGGGGACCCGGGCGATGGTGGACGCGCTCGGCGAGGGCGTCGGCGTGGAGCTGACGTACGAGGGCGAGGGCCACGGCGCGTACAACGGCGGCAACGCGTGCGTGCAGAACACCGTCAACGCGTACTTCCTGGACGGAAAGGTGCCGGCCTCCGGGACCATCTGCAAATAA
- a CDS encoding alpha/beta hydrolase codes for MSKRIRVAAAVVTGLLVAGCTSTGTPTETPRSIGKTPPSADAKQPRDAALPASLTGQRPEWKPCAAPEGGDKPGADWRCTEVRVPLDYTRPDGETIPIALIRKEARDKNRRLGSLLFNFGGPGASGVEILPRAAQAYSALNRRYDLVGFDPRGVRQSAGVVCRDDKELAAAETVDATPDTPAEEAAFRADGASFGAGCARRSGKVIPHTTTSNTARDLDLVRHVLGDDKLNYFGISYGTQLGGAYAHLFPAHVGRTVLDAVVDPTADSTGHARNQTIGFQRALDNYLKSTGEDAKKGTARIARLLERLDGDPLPVGDRQLTDSLALTGIAVTLYSQSNWPLLTSALEQARNRNGAELLALADSYNDRDESGHYSTQSHSQRAISCADSAERPTTEQAKALLPEFRKLSPVFGAFLAWDTAGWCAQWPVKGERVDPDAGAPGAGPILVVGTTGDPATPYEGAERMAKELGTGVGVLVSNEGEGHGAYGTSSCVTRTVDAYLLDGKVPAYGTTCSSGAARSGA; via the coding sequence TTGTCCAAACGGATACGGGTGGCGGCCGCGGTCGTCACCGGGCTGCTGGTCGCGGGCTGCACAAGCACCGGAACGCCCACCGAGACCCCTCGGAGCATCGGAAAGACCCCGCCGAGCGCGGACGCCAAGCAGCCGAGGGACGCCGCGCTGCCCGCCTCGCTCACCGGGCAGCGCCCCGAGTGGAAGCCCTGTGCCGCCCCCGAGGGCGGCGACAAGCCCGGCGCCGACTGGCGCTGCACCGAGGTGCGGGTCCCGCTCGACTACACGCGGCCCGACGGCGAGACGATCCCGATCGCGCTGATCCGCAAGGAGGCCCGCGACAAGAACCGGCGGCTCGGCTCCCTCCTCTTCAACTTCGGCGGCCCGGGCGCCTCCGGGGTCGAGATACTCCCCCGCGCGGCCCAGGCGTACAGCGCGCTGAACCGCCGCTACGACCTGGTCGGCTTCGACCCGCGCGGCGTCCGGCAGAGCGCCGGTGTGGTGTGCCGGGACGACAAGGAGCTGGCCGCCGCCGAGACCGTCGACGCGACGCCGGACACGCCGGCCGAGGAGGCCGCGTTCCGCGCGGACGGCGCCTCCTTCGGCGCCGGGTGCGCCCGCCGCTCCGGCAAGGTCATCCCGCACACCACGACCAGCAACACCGCCCGTGACCTGGACCTGGTCCGGCACGTCCTCGGCGACGACAAGCTGAACTACTTCGGCATCTCCTACGGAACCCAGCTCGGCGGCGCCTACGCGCACCTGTTCCCGGCGCACGTCGGCCGGACCGTCCTCGACGCGGTCGTCGACCCGACCGCCGACAGCACGGGCCACGCCCGCAACCAGACGATCGGCTTCCAGCGCGCCCTGGACAACTACCTGAAGAGCACCGGCGAGGACGCGAAGAAGGGAACGGCCCGGATCGCCCGTCTGCTGGAGCGGCTGGACGGCGACCCGCTGCCCGTCGGCGACCGGCAGCTGACCGACAGTCTGGCGCTCACCGGCATCGCGGTCACGCTCTACTCGCAGAGCAACTGGCCCCTGCTGACCTCCGCCCTGGAGCAGGCCCGGAACCGCAACGGCGCGGAGTTGCTGGCCCTGGCCGACTCGTACAACGACCGGGACGAGTCCGGGCACTACTCCACCCAGTCCCACTCCCAGCGGGCGATCTCCTGCGCCGACTCCGCCGAGCGGCCGACGACCGAGCAGGCGAAGGCGCTGCTGCCGGAGTTCCGCAAGCTCTCGCCGGTCTTCGGCGCGTTCCTCGCCTGGGACACGGCCGGCTGGTGCGCTCAGTGGCCGGTGAAGGGCGAGCGGGTCGACCCGGACGCCGGGGCGCCCGGCGCCGGCCCGATCCTGGTCGTCGGTACGACCGGTGACCCGGCGACCCCGTACGAGGGGGCCGAGCGGATGGCGAAGGAGCTGGGCACCGGCGTCGGCGTCCTGGTCAGCAACGAGGGCGAGGGCCATGGCGCGTACGGCACGTCGTCCTGTGTGACGAGGACGGTCGACGCGTACCTCCTGGACGGCAAGGTCCCCGCCTACGGCACGACCTGCTCCAGCGGGGCGGCGCGAAGCGGGGCATGA
- the moeZ gene encoding adenylyltransferase/sulfurtransferase MoeZ has protein sequence MSLPPLVEPAAELTVDEVRRYSRHLIIPDVGMDGQKRLKNAKVLCVGAGGLGSPALMYLAAAGVGTLGIVEFDEVDESNLQRQIIHSQADIGRSKAESAKDSVLGINPYVNVILHEERLEAENVMDIFSQYDLIVDGTDNFATRYLVNDACVLLNKPYVWGSIYRFDGQASVFWSEYGPCYRCLYPEPPPPGMVPSCAEGGVLGVLCASIGSIQVTEAIKVLAGVGDPLVGRLMIYDALEMQYRQVKVRKDPNCAVCGENPTVTELIDYEAFCGVVSEEAQEAALGSTITPKQLKEWIDEGENIDIIDVREINEYEIVSIPGARLIPKNEFLMGSALQDLPQDKRIVLHCKTGVRSAEVLAVLKSAGFADAVHVGGGVIGWVHQIEPEKPVY, from the coding sequence GTGTCGCTGCCACCCCTGGTCGAGCCGGCTGCCGAGCTCACCGTAGACGAGGTCCGCAGGTACTCCCGCCACCTGATCATCCCGGATGTCGGGATGGACGGGCAGAAGCGGCTGAAGAACGCCAAGGTGCTCTGTGTGGGCGCCGGTGGCCTCGGTTCGCCGGCCCTGATGTACCTGGCCGCGGCCGGTGTGGGCACGCTCGGCATCGTGGAGTTCGACGAGGTCGACGAGTCGAACCTGCAGCGCCAGATCATCCACAGCCAGGCGGACATCGGCCGTTCCAAGGCGGAGTCCGCCAAGGACTCGGTCCTCGGCATCAACCCGTACGTGAACGTGATCCTCCACGAAGAGCGGCTCGAGGCCGAGAACGTGATGGACATCTTCAGCCAGTACGACCTGATCGTCGACGGCACGGACAACTTCGCCACGCGTTACCTCGTCAACGACGCGTGCGTGCTGCTGAACAAGCCGTACGTCTGGGGCTCGATCTACCGCTTCGACGGCCAGGCCTCCGTCTTCTGGTCCGAGTACGGCCCCTGCTACCGCTGCCTCTACCCGGAGCCCCCGCCGCCGGGCATGGTCCCGTCCTGCGCCGAGGGCGGCGTCCTGGGCGTGCTCTGCGCGTCCATCGGCTCCATCCAGGTCACCGAGGCGATCAAGGTCCTGGCCGGCGTGGGCGACCCGCTGGTCGGCCGGCTGATGATCTACGACGCCCTGGAGATGCAGTACCGCCAGGTCAAGGTCCGCAAGGACCCGAACTGCGCGGTCTGCGGCGAGAACCCGACCGTCACCGAGCTCATCGACTACGAGGCCTTCTGCGGCGTCGTGTCCGAGGAGGCCCAGGAGGCGGCGCTCGGTTCGACGATCACTCCCAAGCAGCTCAAGGAGTGGATCGACGAGGGCGAGAACATCGACATCATCGATGTCCGGGAGATCAACGAGTACGAGATCGTCTCGATCCCCGGCGCGCGGCTGATCCCGAAGAACGAGTTCCTGATGGGCAGCGCCCTCCAGGACCTCCCGCAGGACAAGCGGATCGTCCTGCACTGCAAGACGGGTGTCCGCAGTGCGGAAGTCCTCGCCGTGCTCAAGTCCGCGGGCTTCGCGGACGCGGTGCACGTCGGTGGCGGCGTCATCGGCTGGGTGCACCAGATCGAGCCCGAGAAGCCGGTCTACTAG